A section of the Nitrospinota bacterium genome encodes:
- a CDS encoding proton-conducting transporter membrane subunit: MNIYQLPFPIIVVFFPLFFAFLIPVLGWWKKSLCYPLAMIAVSISFFSSLIVANRVLRYGPLHYYLGGWEPPWGIEFSIDHLNAFIAVLVTSLSFLVVIYAKRSVEKELPGKEIPFYCLFLLLFTGLLGIVSTGDMFNLYVFLEIASLSCYALIAVGKDRALVASFRYVVMGTIGACFYLLGVGYLYIVTGSLNMGDLAVLLPPLYGNAVVQTAFVFILIGLGIKIALFPLHTWQPDAYTYAPSVVSVMISTAMAKTSIYALIRIIFSVFTLNFITGFLPIFDIICWLSAIAMIFGSIYAIMQSKLKKMLAYSSIANVGYIILGIGLSVSTTMGLTPALMHILNHALMKGCMFMVAGAFIYKAGLWDINNFVGLGRKMPYTCLAFILAALAMIGMPPSVGFISKWYLILA, from the coding sequence ATGAATATATATCAACTCCCTTTTCCTATTATTGTTGTATTTTTCCCTTTATTTTTCGCTTTTTTAATCCCTGTCTTGGGATGGTGGAAAAAGAGCCTGTGTTATCCATTGGCTATGATAGCTGTTTCAATATCCTTCTTTTCATCTCTAATCGTTGCAAATAGGGTCTTACGTTACGGTCCTTTACATTATTATCTGGGTGGCTGGGAACCTCCGTGGGGGATAGAGTTTTCCATTGACCATCTCAATGCATTCATAGCTGTTTTGGTAACATCTCTTTCATTTCTCGTAGTGATATATGCCAAAAGAAGTGTGGAAAAGGAACTACCGGGGAAAGAGATTCCCTTTTATTGCCTATTTCTCTTGCTCTTTACTGGTCTTTTAGGGATTGTCTCAACAGGAGATATGTTCAACCTTTATGTATTCCTCGAGATTGCATCCCTGTCATGTTATGCCCTTATAGCTGTAGGAAAAGATAGGGCACTGGTTGCCAGCTTTAGATATGTAGTGATGGGGACTATAGGGGCCTGCTTTTATCTCCTTGGTGTCGGTTATCTCTATATCGTGACAGGATCACTTAATATGGGGGATTTAGCGGTTTTGCTTCCCCCGCTATATGGGAATGCAGTAGTTCAAACAGCTTTTGTTTTCATTTTGATTGGCCTTGGTATAAAGATAGCTCTTTTCCCCCTTCATACCTGGCAGCCCGATGCTTATACCTATGCTCCTTCTGTGGTGAGTGTGATGATATCAACAGCAATGGCAAAGACCTCTATTTACGCATTAATAAGAATAATTTTCTCAGTATTCACGCTGAATTTCATCACCGGTTTCCTGCCTATATTCGATATTATTTGCTGGCTCTCTGCGATAGCCATGATTTTTGGCTCTATATATGCGATAATGCAGTCTAAGTTGAAGAAGATGCTTGCATATTCAAGCATAGCAAATGTGGGATATATCATACTTGGCATCGGGCTTTCCGTTTCCACAACCATGGGACTGACTCCGGCATTAATGCACATACTGAATCACGCATTGATGAAGGGATGCATGTTTATGGTAGCAGGTGCATTCATTTATAAGGCAGGTTTGTGGGATATAAACAATTTTGTGGGATTGGGAAGGAAGATGCCTTACACATGCCTTGCCTTCATTTTAGCTGCTTTGGCAATGATAGGAATGCCACCAAGTGTGGGATTTATCTCAAAGTGGTATTTAATACTTGCTG
- a CDS encoding cation:proton antiporter subunit C, whose protein sequence is MLEFLVGKFNYYIYIFLMMIGFYAMIGKRNLVKKLIGMNIFQWSIILYFVSIGAKKGGSIPIVEGLSGHGAHIVSHASQYVNPLPHVLMLTAIVVGVGTTGVALALLLRIYNKYKTLEEDEILRKMK, encoded by the coding sequence ATGTTAGAGTTTTTAGTCGGAAAGTTTAACTATTATATTTATATTTTTCTCATGATGATCGGTTTTTATGCCATGATTGGGAAAAGGAACCTTGTAAAAAAACTCATTGGGATGAATATCTTTCAGTGGTCGATTATCCTCTATTTTGTCTCTATCGGAGCAAAAAAAGGGGGGAGCATTCCTATTGTAGAGGGATTATCAGGGCACGGGGCTCATATTGTTTCACATGCTTCTCAATATGTGAACCCTCTCCCCCATGTTCTTATGCTTACGGCAATTGTTGTGGGTGTTGGAACGACAGGGGTCGCATTAGCATTGCTCCTTAGAATTTACAATAAATACAAGACACTGGAAGAGGATGAAATCTTGAGGAAGATGAAATGA
- a CDS encoding MnhB domain-containing protein gives MIDKHESIIIKMISRILAPFVQLYALYVIMHGHTSPGGGFQGGVILGASFILLAIAFGIDEVKERFAERILTTFTSMGVFIYGFIGFVCFILGANFLDYGILPVVEPRGMGMLGIEIGVGITVMAVMVSIFYDLSTYE, from the coding sequence ATGATTGATAAACACGAAAGCATTATTATAAAGATGATTTCTCGAATTCTTGCCCCTTTTGTCCAGCTTTATGCCCTCTATGTAATTATGCATGGCCACACGAGCCCTGGAGGTGGTTTCCAGGGTGGAGTGATTCTGGGTGCAAGTTTTATTCTGCTGGCTATTGCTTTTGGAATAGATGAAGTGAAAGAAAGATTTGCCGAGAGAATATTAACCACTTTTACTAGCATGGGAGTTTTTATCTATGGTTTTATAGGGTTTGTATGCTTTATCCTTGGGGCAAACTTTTTAGATTACGGTATTCTTCCAGTAGTAGAACCGCGCGGTATGGGAATGCTCGGTATTGAAATAGGGGTAGGTATCACAGTTATGGCAGTTATGGTATCGATTTTTTATGACCTTTCAACCTATGAATAG